The nucleotide window GTGGACCCGCACGTGCTGGGCAGCATCGAGTACGCCGTCGAGCATCTCGGCTCGCCTCTCATCGTGGTGCTGGGCCACGAGCGCTGCGGCGCCGTGAAGGCGGCGGTCGCGGGCGGCGATCCGGGCGGCCACATCGGCAGCCTGGTCACGGCCATCGCTCCGGCGGTGAAGCAGGCCCGGGCAAGCCATCCGCCCGATGCCGACGCCCTGCTGGACCGCGCCATCAAGGCCAACGTCCACCAGGTGGCGGTCGAGATGGGGCGCACCAGCCCGATCCTGGCGGCTTTCCTGAAAGCCAAGCGCCTCGCCATCCGCGGCGCCCGCTACGACCTTGACACCGGCGTCGTGGAGCTCGTCCCCTGAACCGCTCCTCGGCGAACTCGGAGCCGCCGAGTGGGGCCGGCCTCCGTGCCTCAGGATTCATCACATTTGCTGTGACGGAGGCTCTGGGAGGCTTGCTGGCCTCGCCTTTCGTTTTGAATGTGACGGCGGTCACTCCCGGTTTGCTTCCCCAGTGGTGTGCTCTACGCCGTGACGACCGCTGAAGCGCATCCTTCCGAGCTTCCCACCTTGTCCACCGAGTTCTCGGATGCCGCCCTTGGCGATGCCCGGCTC belongs to Candidatus Tanganyikabacteria bacterium and includes:
- a CDS encoding carbonic anhydrase, which encodes MLEGNKRYLSAAFIHPENLAERRTDLAKGQQPFAVILGCADSRVPPEFVFDQGLGDLFVVRVAGNVVDPHVLGSIEYAVEHLGSPLIVVLGHERCGAVKAAVAGGDPGGHIGSLVTAIAPAVKQARASHPPDADALLDRAIKANVHQVAVEMGRTSPILAAFLKAKRLAIRGARYDLDTGVVELVP